CTCACCGCCAGCCTTTCCAGCCGCAAGGCCGACTACAAGTCCTACGGACCCGGCTCCACCTACAAGGCGGGCCTGGTCTGGTCGCCCGCCAAGTGGCTGACGCTGCGGGCCACCAGCGGCACCTCCTACCGGGCACCGGCGCTGTACGAGCAGTTCCTGGGCGCGACGACCGGCTTCGTGTCGCAACAGAACGATCCCTGCAACAACTGGGACTCGCCGACCAACGCGGACACCCCCCGCGCGGCCAATTGCGCCTCCGAGAACCTGCCGGCGGGCTTCACGAACAACCAGAGCATCACGGTGGTCAGCTCGGGGGGGCGGGCCTCAGGCCTGAAGGCCGAGACCTCGGAGAACAACACCTTCGGCATCATCCTGCAGCCCGCGCTGCCCACCGGCTGGGGCGACCTCTCGGTGGCGCTGGACCGTTTCGACATCAAGGTCGAAAACGGCGTGGCCCGTGCCGGCGGCGTCGCCATCCTCAACCGCTGCTACGACGATCCGGCGTTCCGCGCCGGTGGTGGGCTTTGCCGGCTGGTGTCCGCCCGCACGTCCTCCAACGCCCTGACGGTGAACGACAGCTACGTCAACCTGGCCACGGACGTCGTCCGCGGGCTGGACCTGACGGTGCGCTACACCAACAACGTCTGGATCGGCCGTCTGCGCGTGAACCTCAACCTCACGAGGTACGCCTTCCAGGCCAGCAAGCTGTTTGCCGATGATGAACTCGACAACGTCAACGGTTCGCTCAACAACCCGTCGCGCACGGGCGCGCTCGAGTTCAACTACGAGGTGAAGGACTGGCGCTTCTACTTCGGCACCGAATACATCGGCGAGATGTCGTCGTACGAGTACCTGGGCCAGGATCCTGACACCAGCACCTTCCTGCTGAAGGTTCCGAGCTACCTCACGCACCAGGCGTCGGTGGGCTATCGGGCCGACAAGTGGCGCTTGACGGTGGGTGTGCGCAACCTGACCAACAAGGAGCCGCCGGTGATCTCGGCGCAGGCGGGCTACAACCGCGTGGGCAACGCGCCGCTGTTCAGCGGCTACGATTACATCGGCCGGCGTGTGTTCGTGACCGGCTCGCGATCGTTCTGATGCGCAGGTGCGGAGCGCCGGCCCTCGGGCCCGCGCTCCGCGACGGCGCCTGCAGCCACCCAGGTTGCACCCGACCTCTGCCGCGGGACGGCGGCGAGGGCTCTTCTCTCAGGCAAGTTCTCATCATGAAGTTCTCCTCGACCGCCACCGCCCTGGCCTTGCCGCTGATCACGGCCGCGCTGCTGAGCCCGGCGGCCAAGGCCCAGGCGCCGGCTGCGAATGCCCAGCCCGTGCGCGTGCCCACGATCGAGCAGCTGGCGCAGTTCCCCCGCATGACGGGCTTTACGCTGTCGCCCGACGGCCAGCACCTGGCGGCCATCGAAAGCCAGGGCGACACCCGCAGCGTGCTGGTCTGGAAAACCGCCGACACGGCGAGCCGGCCTACGGTGATCGGCGCCAGCAACATGCAGATCCAGGGCGTCAGCTTCGTCAAGAACGACATGCTGGCCGTGCGCATGTCGCAGCCGGTGGACATCCGATTCGGCGGCGTGCTCACCAAGACTTTTGTCGGCAAGCTGCTGATCACGGACCTGGAGGGCAAGACCTGGAAAGAGCCGTTGGAGTCGGCCGGCATCAACCGCTCCGAGAGCGATCAGCAGGCGCGCGAGATCACGGCGCCCGTTGTGCGCAGCCGCATGCTGAAGGACCCCGACCACATCATTTTGGAAGGGGCCGCCATCGGCGCGCGCGACCTGTTCCGCTACAACGTGCGCACGGGCGTGGCGACGCGGCTGATGCGGCTGTCGGAGAACGACGACGAGGTCGTCGTCGACTCTCAGGGCCGCCCCCGCGCCAAACGGCGCATTGGATTCCAGGGCTCGGACATCTTCGTCGCCACCGACATCCGCAACCTCGAGACCGGTACCTGGGAGGAGCATTTCCGAACCCTGGTGAAGGACCGGGATGTCACCACGGTGCTGGGCCCTGGCACGAAGCCGGGCACCATGATCGTGCGCAGCAACCGTGGGCGCGAGCGGGCGGCGCTCTACGAGTATGACGTGGCCAGGCGCCAGCTCTCCGAGCCGCTGTTTGATCACCGTTTCTTCGAGGCCTTGCGCCCGCTGCGCCTAGAAGGGGACAAGGCCGACGATGAGGCGCCCTACGATGGCTTCACGTACGAGGGGCCCTTTGGCAACGACGTGCACTGGGTCAACCCGCAGTTCGAGTCCCTGATCCAGGGCCTGGCGCAGGCGCTGGGCATCAAGGAGGCCGAGCAGACGCTGGTGGACCCGGCCACCGGGGCCCGTGCCACCGCCCGGATGCGGGATGGCGTGAACATCACCATCCTCTCGCAGCACGCCCCGAAGGACCAGCCGGCGACCCATGTGTTCCGGGTTTCGGGCGCCAACTACCCCCCCGAGTTCTACATGCTGCGGGGCCAGCGGCTCACGCTGCTGGCGCGGGCCTACCCGGAACTGGACCGCCGGGCCCTGGGCAGCACGCGGCTGGTGTACTACGCGGCGCGTGACGGGATGCAGATTCCCGCCTACTTGACGATGCCCCATCCGCAGCTCTGCGGCCCGGGGCCCTACTCGGCCGTGGTCCATCCACACGGCGGCCCCTGGGCGCGAGACACGCAGGACTTCGACGCCTCGGGCTGGCTGCCGTTGATGGTGTCGCGCTGCCACGTGGTGCTGCAGCCGCAGTTCCGCGGCTCCGACGGCTGGGGGCGCACGCTCTGGAAGGCGGGTGACGCCGAGTGGGGCCAGAAGATGCAGGACGACAAGGACGACGGCGCCCAGTGGCTGGCCGCGCAGAAGCTCGTCGATCCGGCGCGGGTGGCGATGTTCGGCTACTCGTACGGCGGTTACGCGGCCATGGCGGCCGCGGTGCGGCCCAACGGCCTGTACAAGTGCGCGATCGCCGGGGCGGGCGTGTCCGACATCGAGAAAATCGGGACTCGCTTGCTACACGAACCCCTTCTTCCGCGCGGCCCAGGAGCCCACGGTGCGGGGCCTGAGCCCGGCGAAGCAGGCGGACAAGATCAAGATCCCGATCATGGTGTTCCACGGCGACCGCGACACCATCGTGCCCTTGATCCAGTCGGACGAGTTCGTGAAGAACGGGCGCAGTTCGGGCCAGCCGGTGGAGTTCCACGTCCAGGTGGACACCGCCCACGGCCCGGTGTGGCGGCGCAGCGAAAAAACGCGCGAGCTGCGGCTGATCGCCGACTACCTGGCCAAGGGCTGCGGCGGCTCGGGGCTCTGACCCTGGGGAGCGTGGGCGGCGGCCGGCCCAGGCGCTGCTGGCATGATC
This portion of the Ideonella sp. WA131b genome encodes:
- a CDS encoding prolyl oligopeptidase family serine peptidase, with protein sequence MKFSSTATALALPLITAALLSPAAKAQAPAANAQPVRVPTIEQLAQFPRMTGFTLSPDGQHLAAIESQGDTRSVLVWKTADTASRPTVIGASNMQIQGVSFVKNDMLAVRMSQPVDIRFGGVLTKTFVGKLLITDLEGKTWKEPLESAGINRSESDQQAREITAPVVRSRMLKDPDHIILEGAAIGARDLFRYNVRTGVATRLMRLSENDDEVVVDSQGRPRAKRRIGFQGSDIFVATDIRNLETGTWEEHFRTLVKDRDVTTVLGPGTKPGTMIVRSNRGRERAALYEYDVARRQLSEPLFDHRFFEALRPLRLEGDKADDEAPYDGFTYEGPFGNDVHWVNPQFESLIQGLAQALGIKEAEQTLVDPATGARATARMRDGVNITILSQHAPKDQPATHVFRVSGANYPPEFYMLRGQRLTLLARAYPELDRRALGSTRLVYYAARDGMQIPAYLTMPHPQLCGPGPYSAVVHPHGGPWARDTQDFDASGWLPLMVSRCHVVLQPQFRGSDGWGRTLWKAGDAEWGQKMQDDKDDGAQWLAAQKLVDPARVAMFGYSYGGYAAMAAAVRPNGLYKCAIAGAGVSDIEKIGTRLLHEPLLPRGPGAHGAGPEPGEAGGQDQDPDHGVPRRPRHHRALDPVGRVREERAQFGPAGGVPRPGGHRPRPGVAAQRKNARAAADRRLPGQGLRRLGALTLGSVGGGRPRRCWHDRAAAGPEIACRSWRPAGCPGACCPCPSMSR